A single region of the Pseudomonas sp. PDM14 genome encodes:
- a CDS encoding DUF1302 domain-containing protein → MDNPLRTSSLSLAPAAAGFALAGLMPLLLAVPAQAAEFSFLDNELSGSLDTTVSYGQLWRVQGRDKSNDDVNTNDGNRNFDTGLVSEVYKVTSDLEATYQNYGMLVRGTAFYDSQIMDRRNDNDDYRPSQSYPRDNSFTYETRHKAGRDAQILDAYVYGNWDIAEMPVTARFGKQVFNWGEGIFYRGGINTTNPVDAAKFRLPGSELKEVLVPVEALSFNLGLTDSLSMEAFYQFNWKETVIDPVGTYFSETDLFADGGDQAYTTSTALIPAFAAYNGIASSAALSGLTGLGRGPNGRNSFMDASTGVFKVANIGSDLNAKNDGQYGVAFRYIAEELNSTEFGFYFVNYHTKEPQIAVDFGGYQGLNMTNLVGIVGGSAGAIATLDAASNAIARREYVEDVRMYGFSFNTTVGEASVFGELSYRPNMPIGISATNDILGDLLGQGVTGQTNLYDGAVSGSQACARVSGGQMCRGSIFHNYERVEAFNTSVGTIYNFGPSLGFDSLIGVAELASEHIRGSSLKYIGLNPLNGGLQERTYAGRANNSYISGFGHDDQIDRDSYGYTVVLSGTWNDVYAGVNLSPFVIYKDDFQGNSHQTGNFIEDRKAYTVGLRANYMNSLEAELQYTEFYGAGQNNSARDRDNVGVNVKYSF, encoded by the coding sequence ATGGACAATCCCTTGCGCACCTCTTCACTGAGCCTGGCGCCCGCGGCTGCGGGTTTCGCCCTGGCGGGACTGATGCCGCTGTTGCTGGCCGTGCCGGCCCAGGCGGCAGAGTTCAGTTTCCTCGACAACGAACTCAGCGGCTCGCTCGACACCACCGTCTCCTACGGCCAGCTCTGGCGCGTGCAGGGCCGCGACAAGAGCAACGACGACGTCAACACCAACGACGGTAACCGCAATTTCGACACTGGTCTGGTTTCCGAGGTGTACAAGGTCACCTCCGACCTGGAGGCCACCTACCAGAACTACGGAATGCTGGTGCGCGGTACGGCGTTCTACGACAGCCAGATCATGGACCGGCGTAACGACAACGACGACTACCGGCCGAGCCAGAGCTACCCGCGCGACAACAGCTTCACGTATGAAACCCGCCACAAGGCCGGTCGTGATGCGCAGATCCTCGATGCCTATGTCTATGGCAATTGGGACATTGCAGAGATGCCTGTTACTGCTCGTTTCGGTAAGCAGGTGTTCAACTGGGGGGAGGGGATTTTCTACCGTGGTGGTATCAACACCACCAACCCGGTCGACGCAGCCAAGTTCCGCCTCCCCGGCTCGGAGCTGAAAGAGGTTCTGGTCCCGGTCGAGGCGCTGAGCTTCAACCTGGGGCTGACCGACAGCCTATCGATGGAAGCCTTCTACCAGTTCAACTGGAAGGAAACGGTGATCGATCCGGTCGGGACCTACTTCTCCGAAACCGACCTGTTCGCCGATGGTGGCGATCAGGCCTACACCACCAGCACCGCGCTGATTCCTGCCTTTGCTGCATACAACGGCATTGCCAGTAGCGCCGCCCTGTCCGGTCTCACGGGGCTCGGCCGTGGTCCGAACGGTCGTAACAGCTTCATGGATGCGTCCACAGGCGTGTTCAAGGTGGCGAACATCGGCTCCGACCTGAACGCCAAGAACGATGGCCAATATGGCGTGGCGTTCCGCTATATTGCCGAAGAACTCAATTCGACCGAGTTCGGCTTCTACTTCGTCAACTACCACACCAAGGAACCGCAGATCGCTGTCGACTTCGGCGGGTATCAGGGCCTCAATATGACGAACCTGGTTGGGATCGTCGGTGGCAGCGCGGGGGCTATCGCAACCCTCGATGCCGCGAGCAACGCAATCGCACGTCGTGAGTACGTGGAAGACGTACGCATGTATGGCTTCAGCTTCAACACCACGGTTGGCGAGGCGTCAGTGTTCGGCGAGCTGTCGTACCGTCCGAACATGCCCATCGGTATCAGCGCTACCAACGACATCCTCGGTGATCTTCTGGGGCAGGGCGTAACCGGTCAGACCAACCTGTATGACGGTGCAGTCTCTGGCTCCCAGGCCTGTGCGCGTGTATCGGGCGGGCAGATGTGCCGTGGCAGCATCTTCCACAACTATGAGCGTGTAGAGGCGTTCAATACGTCTGTTGGCACCATCTACAATTTCGGCCCGTCCTTGGGTTTCGACTCGCTGATCGGTGTGGCCGAACTCGCCTCCGAGCACATTCGCGGCAGCAGCCTGAAGTACATCGGCCTCAATCCGCTGAACGGTGGTTTGCAGGAGCGTACGTACGCCGGGCGTGCGAACAACTCGTACATTTCCGGTTTTGGTCATGACGACCAGATTGACCGTGACTCCTACGGTTACACCGTGGTCCTTTCCGGCACTTGGAACGACGTTTATGCGGGTGTGAACCTGTCCCCGTTCGTCATCTACAAGGATGACTTCCAGGGCAATTCACACCAGACCGGCAACTTCATCGAAGACCGCAAGGCGTACACCGTCGGCCTGCGTGCCAACTACATGAATAGCCTGGAGGCCGAGCTGCAATACACCGAGTTCTACGGTGCAGGCCAGAACAACTCCGCTCGTGACCGCGATAACGTCGGTGTCAACGTCAAGTACTCGTTCTAA
- a CDS encoding DUF2797 domain-containing protein → MVELARGALSKMKAQLGAPVQYAFRLDDEEVPVNPLIGKTLRLEYLGAIHCSHCGRKTKTSFSQGYCYPCMQKLAQCDICIMSPERCHYEAGTCREPSWGEQFCMTDHVVYLANSSGVKVGITRATQIPTRWIDQGATQALPIMRVATRQQSGFVEDLLRSQVADKTNWRELLKSDATPVDLLAIRDQILDVCADGMHALQQRFGIQAVQPLSEQPVVQISYPIEAYPAKITSFNLDKNPLVEGTLLGIKGQYLMFDTGVINIRKYTAYQLAVHH, encoded by the coding sequence ATGGTCGAGCTGGCCCGCGGTGCCCTGAGCAAGATGAAGGCGCAGCTGGGTGCGCCGGTGCAGTACGCCTTTCGCCTGGATGACGAGGAAGTGCCGGTCAACCCGCTGATCGGCAAGACCCTGCGCCTGGAGTACCTCGGCGCGATCCACTGCAGCCATTGTGGCCGCAAGACCAAAACCAGTTTCAGCCAGGGCTACTGCTACCCGTGCATGCAGAAGCTGGCGCAGTGCGACATCTGCATCATGAGTCCCGAGCGCTGCCACTATGAGGCCGGCACCTGCCGCGAGCCGAGCTGGGGCGAGCAGTTCTGCATGACCGATCACGTGGTCTACCTGGCCAACTCCTCCGGGGTGAAGGTCGGCATTACCCGCGCCACGCAGATTCCCACGCGCTGGATCGACCAGGGCGCGACCCAGGCGCTGCCGATCATGCGCGTTGCCACGCGTCAGCAGTCCGGCTTCGTCGAAGACCTGCTGCGCAGCCAGGTGGCGGACAAGACCAACTGGCGCGAGCTGCTCAAAAGCGACGCCACGCCGGTCGACCTGCTGGCCATCCGCGACCAGATTCTCGATGTCTGCGCCGACGGCATGCACGCCCTGCAGCAGCGCTTCGGGATCCAGGCCGTGCAGCCACTGAGCGAACAGCCGGTGGTGCAGATCAGCTACCCGATCGAGGCCTACCCGGCCAAGATCACCAGCTTCAACCTGGACAAGAACCCGCTCGTGGAAGGTACGCTGCTCGGTATCAAGGGCCAGTACCTGATGTTCGACACCGGCGTGATCAACATCCGCAAGTACACGGCCTATCAGTTGGCCGTGCATCACTAG
- the pepN gene encoding aminopeptidase N: MRTEQPKMIYLKDYQAPDYLIDETHLTFELFEDHTLVHAQLVMRRNPALGADLPPLVLDGQQLELLSVALDDRPLSASDYQLDDSHLTLQPTAASFVIDSSVRIHPESNTALEGLYKSSGMFCTQCEAEGFRKITYYLDRPDVMSTFTTTLSAEQHRYPVLLSNGNPIASGSEEGGRHWATWEDPFMKPAYLFALVAGDLWCVEDTFTTLSARDVTLRIYVEPENIDKVQHGMDSLKKSMKWDEEVYGREYDLDIFMIVAVNDFNMGAMENKGLNIFNSSCVLARAETATDAAHQRVEAVVAHEYFHNWSGNRVTCRDWFQLSLKEGFTVFRDAEFSADMNSRTVKRIEDVAYLRTHQFAEDAGPMAHPVRPDAYMEISNFYTLTIYEKGSEVLRMIHTLLGAEKFRKGSDLYFERHDGQAVTCDDFVKAMEDASGADLSQFKRWYTRAGTPRLAVSEAYDAAAKTYTLTFTQSCPATPGQSEKLPFVIPVELGLLDAQGNDLPLRLQGESAAVGSNRVLSVTEAQQSFTFVDIAAQPLPSLLRGFSAPVKLSFPYDRDQLMFLMQHDADGFNRWEAGQQLSVQVLQELIGQHQRGEQLVLDQRLVTALRTLLQDASLDQAMVAEMLSLPGEAYLTEISDVADVDAIHAAREFARLELANALFEPLWQRYQANREQSRATAYVAEAGHFARRSLQNIALSYLMLTGKPEVLAATLEQYEACDNMTERLTALAVLVNSPFEAERGEALKAFAEHFKDNALVMDQWFSVQAASTLPGGLARVQALMQHPAFTLKNPNKVRALIGAFAGQNLVNFHAADGSGYRFLADQVISLNASNPQIASRQLGPLTRWRKYDEARQAQMRGELERILASGELSSDVFEVVSKSLA, encoded by the coding sequence ATGCGTACCGAACAGCCGAAAATGATCTACCTCAAGGACTATCAGGCGCCCGATTACCTGATCGACGAGACCCACCTGACCTTTGAGCTGTTTGAAGACCACACCCTGGTCCATGCGCAACTGGTGATGCGCCGCAACCCGGCCCTCGGCGCCGATTTGCCGCCGCTGGTGCTCGACGGCCAGCAGCTGGAGCTGCTCAGCGTCGCCCTCGACGACCGCCCGCTGAGCGCCTCGGACTACCAGCTCGATGACAGCCATCTGACCCTGCAGCCGACCGCGGCCAGCTTCGTCATCGACAGCAGCGTGCGCATCCACCCGGAAAGCAACACCGCGCTGGAAGGCCTGTACAAGTCCAGCGGCATGTTCTGCACCCAGTGCGAGGCCGAGGGCTTTCGCAAGATCACCTACTACCTCGACCGCCCGGACGTGATGAGCACGTTCACCACGACCCTCAGCGCCGAGCAGCACCGCTACCCGGTCCTGCTGTCGAACGGCAACCCGATCGCCAGTGGCAGCGAGGAGGGCGGCCGCCACTGGGCGACCTGGGAAGACCCGTTCATGAAACCGGCCTACCTGTTCGCCCTGGTCGCCGGTGACCTCTGGTGCGTGGAGGACACCTTCACCACCCTGAGCGCCCGCGACGTGACCCTGCGCATCTACGTCGAGCCGGAGAACATCGACAAGGTGCAGCACGGCATGGACAGCCTGAAGAAGTCGATGAAGTGGGACGAGGAGGTATACGGGCGCGAGTACGACCTGGACATCTTCATGATCGTCGCGGTCAACGACTTCAACATGGGCGCCATGGAGAACAAAGGCCTCAACATCTTCAACTCCAGCTGCGTGCTGGCCCGCGCCGAGACGGCCACCGATGCCGCCCACCAGCGCGTCGAGGCGGTGGTCGCCCACGAGTACTTCCACAACTGGTCGGGCAACCGCGTGACCTGCCGTGACTGGTTCCAGCTGTCGCTCAAGGAAGGCTTCACCGTGTTCCGCGACGCCGAGTTCAGCGCCGACATGAACTCGCGCACGGTCAAGCGCATCGAGGACGTGGCCTACCTGCGCACCCACCAGTTCGCCGAGGACGCCGGCCCGATGGCCCACCCAGTGCGCCCGGATGCGTACATGGAAATCTCCAACTTCTACACCCTGACCATCTACGAGAAGGGCTCCGAAGTGCTGCGCATGATCCACACCCTGCTCGGTGCGGAAAAATTCCGCAAGGGCTCGGACCTGTACTTCGAGCGCCACGACGGCCAGGCCGTGACCTGTGACGATTTCGTCAAGGCCATGGAGGACGCCAGCGGCGCCGACCTGAGCCAGTTCAAGCGCTGGTACACCCGGGCCGGCACGCCGCGCCTGGCGGTCAGCGAGGCGTACGACGCGGCTGCGAAGACCTACACCCTGACCTTCACTCAGAGCTGCCCGGCCACGCCGGGGCAGAGCGAGAAGCTGCCGTTCGTGATCCCGGTCGAGCTGGGCCTGCTCGACGCCCAGGGCAACGATCTGCCGCTGCGCCTGCAGGGCGAAAGCGCCGCAGTGGGCAGCAATCGCGTGCTGTCGGTGACCGAGGCGCAGCAGTCGTTCACCTTCGTCGACATCGCCGCGCAGCCGCTGCCGTCGCTGCTGCGCGGGTTCTCCGCGCCGGTGAAGCTGAGCTTCCCCTACGACCGCGACCAGCTGATGTTCCTCATGCAGCACGACGCTGATGGCTTCAACCGCTGGGAGGCTGGCCAGCAGCTGTCCGTGCAGGTGCTGCAGGAGCTGATCGGCCAGCATCAGCGCGGCGAGCAACTGGTGCTCGACCAGCGCCTGGTCACTGCGCTGCGCACCCTGCTGCAGGACGCGTCGCTGGACCAGGCGATGGTCGCCGAGATGCTTTCGCTGCCGGGCGAGGCCTACCTCACCGAGATCAGCGACGTGGCTGATGTCGACGCCATCCACGCGGCCCGCGAATTCGCCCGTCTCGAGCTGGCCAACGCGCTGTTCGAGCCACTGTGGCAGCGTTACCAGGCCAACCGCGAGCAGTCGCGCGCGACCGCCTACGTGGCCGAGGCCGGTCACTTCGCCCGCCGCAGCCTGCAGAACATCGCGCTGTCTTACCTGATGCTCACCGGCAAGCCGGAAGTGCTGGCCGCGACGCTTGAGCAGTACGAGGCGTGCGACAACATGACCGAGCGCCTGACCGCCCTGGCGGTGCTGGTCAACTCGCCGTTCGAGGCCGAGCGTGGCGAGGCGCTCAAGGCCTTCGCCGAGCACTTCAAGGACAACGCCCTGGTCATGGATCAGTGGTTCAGCGTGCAGGCGGCCAGCACCTTGCCCGGCGGCTTGGCGCGGGTGCAGGCGCTGATGCAGCACCCGGCCTTCACCCTGAAGAACCCGAACAAGGTCCGTGCCCTGATCGGTGCCTTCGCCGGGCAGAACCTGGTCAACTTCCACGCCGCCGATGGCAGCGGTTATCGCTTCCTCGCCGATCAGGTCATCAGCCTGAACGCTTCCAACCCGCAGATCGCCTCACGCCAACTGGGACCGCTGACCCGCTGGCGCAAGTACGACGAAGCGCGCCAGGCGCAGATGCGTGGCGAGCTGGAGCGCATTCTCGCCTCCGGCGAGCTGTCCAGTGACGTGTTCGAAGTGGTCAGCAAGAGCCTCGCCTGA
- a CDS encoding DUF1853 family protein, with translation MTALLPLDDLLNQLRQPAVRDLAWTLLSPALLQPGSLPLRNPLAASDWAAHPDRLYTWLLKQERDSRPLQAWLDEGRSRRLGHYYERLWQFALQQAPGVELLAANLPIRHNGQTLGELDLLLRDADGIHHLELAIKLYLGPEHDDGHDAHHWLGPGSQDRLGVKLQHLLQHQLPLASSNEAQALIDAVCQGVVRSSLWLGGYLFYPWQAPCASPQYANPAHLRGRWLRHQDWPAFAMQQPEAHWQTLPRAAWLSPARLTDVEMKSARAFNEWLQALPDDAQAQLLVRLEADASGQWQERERVFLVGPHWPQAEPWDQPLRSVRPPERAR, from the coding sequence ATGACTGCCCTGCTTCCGCTCGATGATCTGCTCAACCAGCTGCGCCAGCCCGCGGTACGTGACCTGGCCTGGACCCTGCTGTCTCCTGCCCTGCTCCAACCCGGCAGCCTGCCGCTGCGCAACCCGCTCGCCGCCAGCGACTGGGCAGCCCACCCGGACCGCTTGTACACCTGGTTACTGAAGCAGGAGCGCGATAGCCGGCCATTGCAGGCCTGGCTCGACGAGGGTCGCAGCCGACGCCTAGGGCATTACTACGAACGCCTGTGGCAATTCGCCCTGCAACAGGCGCCCGGGGTCGAATTGCTCGCCGCCAACCTGCCGATCCGCCATAACGGACAAACCCTCGGCGAACTCGATCTGCTGCTGCGCGACGCGGATGGCATTCACCACCTGGAACTGGCGATCAAGCTCTATCTCGGCCCCGAACACGATGACGGTCACGACGCCCACCACTGGCTCGGCCCCGGCAGCCAGGATCGCCTGGGGGTGAAGTTGCAGCACCTGCTGCAGCACCAGTTACCGCTGGCCAGCAGCAACGAAGCGCAGGCGCTGATCGATGCCGTGTGTCAGGGCGTAGTGCGCTCCAGCCTGTGGCTGGGTGGCTACCTGTTCTATCCATGGCAAGCGCCCTGCGCCTCGCCGCAATACGCCAATCCCGCCCACCTGCGTGGCCGCTGGCTTCGCCATCAGGACTGGCCGGCGTTCGCCATGCAGCAACCCGAGGCGCACTGGCAGACACTGCCGCGCGCCGCCTGGCTCAGCCCGGCGCGTCTGACTGACGTCGAGATGAAGTCAGCAAGAGCCTTCAACGAATGGCTGCAGGCACTGCCCGACGACGCCCAGGCGCAGCTACTGGTGCGCCTGGAGGCGGACGCCTCAGGTCAGTGGCAGGAAAGGGAGCGGGTATTCCTGGTCGGCCCGCATTGGCCACAAGCCGAACCGTGGGATCAGCCGCTGCGCTCGGTGCGCCCACCGGAGCGCGCCAGGTAG
- a CDS encoding metallophosphoesterase encodes MQLDAARGYDLIGDVHGCAHTLARLLEQLGYQYHAGVWRHPTRMALFLGDLIDRGPRIREALHLVHDMVAAGQALCIMGNHEYNALGWATPAVPSSGKQFVREHTPRHERLLEQTLEQFAEHPGDWHDFLGWFYQLPLFVDAERFRMVHACWDNELIAALRTTHPDGRIDPAFLQMSAVAGSFPNRIFERLLRGTDMRLPQGLTLTSEEGFTRAFFRTKFWEDNPKTYGDVVFQPDGLPAEVASQPLSTADRGRLLQYGLDEPLLFVGHYWRRGLPAPIRPNLACLDYSAVMAGKLVAYRLDQETFLDPGKFVWVDVEPSEFPQ; translated from the coding sequence ATGCAGCTCGATGCGGCGCGCGGCTACGACCTGATCGGCGATGTGCACGGCTGTGCCCATACGCTGGCGCGCCTGCTCGAACAGCTGGGTTATCAGTACCACGCCGGCGTCTGGCGCCACCCGACGCGCATGGCGCTGTTTCTCGGCGACCTGATCGACCGCGGCCCGCGCATTCGCGAGGCGCTGCACCTGGTGCACGACATGGTCGCTGCCGGCCAGGCGCTGTGCATCATGGGCAACCACGAGTACAACGCGCTGGGTTGGGCCACGCCCGCGGTGCCGTCCAGCGGCAAGCAGTTCGTCCGTGAGCACACGCCGCGGCACGAGCGCCTGCTGGAGCAGACCCTGGAGCAGTTCGCCGAGCATCCGGGCGACTGGCACGACTTCCTCGGCTGGTTCTATCAGTTGCCGCTGTTCGTCGATGCCGAACGCTTTCGCATGGTGCATGCCTGCTGGGACAACGAGTTGATCGCGGCGCTGCGTACCACGCACCCGGACGGGCGTATCGATCCGGCCTTCCTGCAGATGTCGGCGGTGGCTGGCAGCTTCCCCAACCGCATCTTCGAGCGCCTGCTACGCGGCACCGACATGCGCCTGCCGCAGGGCCTCACGCTGACCAGCGAGGAGGGCTTCACCCGCGCCTTCTTCCGCACCAAGTTCTGGGAAGACAACCCCAAGACCTACGGCGACGTGGTGTTCCAGCCCGATGGCCTGCCCGCCGAGGTGGCCAGTCAGCCGCTGTCGACCGCTGACCGTGGACGCCTGCTGCAATACGGCCTCGACGAACCGCTGCTGTTCGTCGGCCACTACTGGCGTCGCGGCCTGCCGGCACCGATCCGGCCAAACCTGGCGTGTCTGGATTACAGCGCGGTGATGGCCGGCAAGCTGGTCGCCTACCGTCTGGACCAAGAAACGTTTCTGGACCCGGGCAAGTTCGTCTGGGTCGATGTCGAACCGTCGGAGTTTCCCCAATGA
- a CDS encoding YeaC family protein, producing MSSFAEMIENITPEIYQSLKLAVEIGKWPDGRKLSQEQKELSLQAMIAWEVQNLPEEERTGYMGTSECGSKSEPIPNLLYTSANTTDTLH from the coding sequence ATGTCGTCCTTTGCCGAAATGATCGAGAACATCACCCCCGAGATCTACCAGAGCCTCAAGCTGGCGGTGGAAATCGGCAAATGGCCGGATGGCCGCAAGCTGAGCCAGGAGCAGAAGGAGCTGTCGCTGCAGGCGATGATCGCCTGGGAAGTGCAGAACCTGCCGGAAGAAGAGCGCACCGGCTACATGGGCACCTCGGAGTGCGGCTCCAAGTCCGAGCCGATCCCCAACCTGCTGTACACCTCCGCCAATACCACGGACACCCTGCACTGA
- a CDS encoding rhomboid family intramembrane serine protease produces MSAVAALRLPLHTDLNRFVELLRHLQVPHRVSEEAGQQVLWVPDEQVAVGVRDLYQRYPEGGEPDTLPPVQRAAPRAGFVQQLRASPMTALMLLITLIVAGVTWLGDNHLSMRWLSFQDYRVEGEYAYFMPWLEGLQAGQVWRLVTPMFIHFGWLHLAMNSMWYWELGRRIEARQGSLALLGLTLLFSLLSNLAQFWFGGSGLFGGLSGVLYGLLGYCWIFQLLAPTPAYHLPRGVLVMMLIWLLVCLSGVVDLLGFGSIANAAHVGGLVAGCAAGLIGGALARARR; encoded by the coding sequence ATGAGCGCTGTCGCGGCTCTGCGTCTGCCCTTGCATACCGATCTGAACCGCTTCGTCGAACTGCTGCGCCACCTGCAGGTACCGCACCGGGTCAGCGAGGAGGCCGGCCAGCAGGTGCTCTGGGTGCCGGACGAGCAGGTGGCCGTTGGTGTGCGCGACCTGTACCAGCGCTACCCCGAGGGCGGTGAACCGGATACGTTGCCGCCGGTACAGCGCGCTGCGCCACGTGCCGGCTTCGTCCAGCAGCTGCGTGCCAGCCCGATGACTGCGTTGATGCTGCTGATCACCCTGATCGTCGCCGGGGTGACCTGGCTCGGCGACAACCACCTGAGCATGCGCTGGCTGAGCTTTCAGGATTACCGGGTGGAGGGCGAATACGCCTATTTCATGCCGTGGCTGGAAGGCCTGCAGGCCGGGCAGGTCTGGCGCCTGGTCACGCCGATGTTCATCCATTTCGGCTGGCTGCACCTGGCCATGAACAGCATGTGGTACTGGGAGCTGGGCCGACGCATCGAAGCGCGCCAGGGCTCGCTGGCGCTGCTCGGGCTGACGCTGCTGTTCAGCCTGCTGTCCAACCTCGCGCAGTTCTGGTTTGGCGGCTCCGGGCTGTTCGGCGGCCTTTCCGGCGTGCTCTACGGACTGCTCGGCTACTGCTGGATCTTCCAGCTGCTGGCGCCGACGCCGGCTTATCACCTGCCGCGCGGCGTGCTGGTGATGATGCTGATCTGGCTGCTGGTGTGCCTGAGCGGGGTGGTCGACCTGCTCGGGTTCGGCTCGATTGCCAATGCCGCGCATGTCGGCGGCTTGGTCGCCGGGTGTGCCGCTGGCCTGATCGGCGGTGCGCTGGCGCGTGCGCGCCGGTAA
- a CDS encoding cyclic nucleotide-binding domain-containing protein, translated as MSEPLNPEQLRSFTPLNVLSEQQWRELRSQLVPVPLLAGQLLFRRGDQARTTYYLLSGELLLHTADGQQERLQAGSAASCHPLSPSLPRLHEAQALTDVSVLALDSATLGRLLTWRLAYQDLLLDLTASGEDTEWLERLLENPLFAKVPPANVQAMLERLRPIDLPADSRVLVEGEGGDCCYFLKSGRAEVIRGADSDRQVLAELEIGACFGEEALLSDQPRNASVTMLDSGVVLRLDRQDFFALLKAPVVDEVSFGEAARLLASGAQWLDVRLQAEYERAHAQQTLNMPLQLLRLKARLLDKSRTYLCYCDSGKRSASAVFLLSQLGFNAYALRDGLDALPAIQRDALLCESGPGYLARSGGRTERSG; from the coding sequence ATGAGCGAGCCCCTGAACCCCGAGCAGTTGCGCAGCTTCACGCCGCTCAACGTGCTGTCCGAACAGCAGTGGCGCGAACTGCGCAGCCAGCTGGTGCCGGTGCCGCTGCTCGCCGGGCAACTGCTGTTCCGCCGTGGCGATCAGGCGCGCACCACCTATTACCTGCTGTCTGGCGAGTTGCTGTTGCACACCGCCGATGGCCAGCAGGAACGCCTGCAGGCCGGCAGCGCCGCCAGCTGCCATCCGTTGTCGCCGAGCCTGCCACGTCTGCACGAAGCCCAGGCGCTGACCGACGTCAGCGTGCTGGCCCTGGACAGCGCGACGCTTGGGCGCCTGCTGACCTGGCGCCTGGCCTATCAGGACCTGCTGCTCGACCTCACTGCTTCAGGTGAAGACACCGAGTGGCTCGAGCGTCTGCTGGAAAACCCGCTCTTCGCCAAGGTGCCGCCGGCCAACGTGCAGGCCATGCTCGAGCGTTTGCGGCCGATCGACCTGCCGGCCGACAGCCGGGTGCTGGTGGAGGGTGAGGGTGGCGACTGCTGCTATTTCCTCAAGAGCGGCCGTGCCGAGGTGATTCGCGGTGCCGACAGCGATCGCCAGGTGCTCGCCGAGCTGGAGATCGGTGCCTGTTTCGGCGAAGAGGCGCTGCTCTCCGATCAGCCGCGCAATGCCAGCGTGACCATGCTCGACTCGGGTGTGGTGCTGCGCCTGGATCGTCAGGATTTCTTCGCCCTGCTCAAGGCGCCGGTGGTCGACGAGGTGTCGTTCGGTGAAGCGGCGCGGTTGCTGGCCAGCGGCGCCCAGTGGTTGGACGTGCGCCTGCAGGCCGAGTACGAGCGTGCCCACGCCCAGCAGACGCTGAACATGCCGCTGCAGCTGCTGCGCCTGAAGGCGCGTCTGCTCGACAAGTCGCGTACCTATCTGTGCTACTGCGACAGCGGCAAGCGCAGCGCCAGCGCGGTGTTCCTGCTCTCGCAACTGGGCTTCAATGCCTATGCCCTGCGCGATGGCCTCGATGCGCTGCCAGCGATCCAGCGTGATGCCCTGCTCTGTGAGAGCGGCCCCGGCTACCTGGCGCGCTCCGGTGGGCGCACCGAGCGCAGCGGCTGA
- a CDS encoding NAD(+) kinase yields the protein MEQFRNIGIIGRLGSPHALDTIRRLKNFLLERHLHVILEDTIAEVLPGHGLQTSSRKILGEVCDLVIVVGGDGSMLGAARALARHKIPVLGINRGSLGFLTDIKPDELEVKVAEVLEGHFIEESRFLLEAEVRRHGEAIGQGDALNDVVLHPGKSTKMIEFELYIDGHFVCSQKADGLIIATPTGSTAYSLSAGGPIMHPRLDAIVIVPMYPHTLSSRPIVVDGNSELKVVVADDLPIYPLVSCDGQNHFTCAPGDTITVAKKPQKLRLIHPLDHNYYEACRTKLGWGSRLGSQD from the coding sequence ATGGAGCAATTCCGCAATATCGGCATCATCGGTCGCCTGGGCAGCCCCCACGCTCTCGATACCATCCGCCGCCTGAAGAACTTCCTGCTCGAGCGTCATCTGCACGTGATCCTCGAGGACACCATTGCCGAAGTGCTGCCGGGCCACGGCCTGCAGACCTCCTCGCGCAAGATCCTTGGTGAGGTCTGCGACTTGGTCATCGTCGTCGGCGGCGACGGCAGCATGCTCGGCGCCGCCCGCGCGCTGGCGCGGCACAAGATCCCGGTGCTGGGGATCAACCGTGGCAGCCTGGGCTTTCTCACCGACATCAAGCCCGACGAGCTGGAGGTGAAGGTCGCCGAGGTGCTCGAAGGGCATTTCATCGAGGAGAGCCGCTTCCTGCTCGAAGCCGAAGTGCGCCGCCACGGTGAAGCCATCGGCCAGGGCGATGCGCTCAACGACGTGGTGCTGCACCCCGGCAAGTCGACCAAGATGATCGAGTTCGAGCTGTACATCGACGGCCACTTTGTCTGCAGCCAAAAGGCCGACGGCCTGATCATCGCCACGCCGACCGGCTCCACCGCCTACTCGCTGTCCGCCGGCGGGCCGATCATGCACCCGCGTCTGGACGCCATCGTCATCGTGCCGATGTACCCGCACACGCTGTCCAGCCGGCCCATCGTGGTCGACGGCAACAGCGAGCTGAAGGTGGTGGTCGCCGACGACCTGCCGATCTACCCGCTGGTGTCGTGCGACGGCCAGAATCACTTCACCTGCGCCCCCGGCGACACCATCACGGTGGCCAAGAAACCGCAGAAGCTGCGCCTGATCCACCCGCTCGACCACAACTACTACGAGGCCTGCCGCACCAAGCTCGGCTGGGGCAGCCGCCTGGGGAGCCAGGACTGA